A stretch of Capricornis sumatraensis isolate serow.1 chromosome 10, serow.2, whole genome shotgun sequence DNA encodes these proteins:
- the RTP3 gene encoding receptor-transporting protein 3 isoform X1: protein MDLDMKLWKRMFQELIREVKPWHTWQLTRDKSLLPNILKPGWAQYQQWTFAWFQCSLCSRNWASAQVQVLFHMHWSEGESRGQVKMRVFAQRCQKCAQPSFEVPEFTEENISRILNNLVLQILKKCYREGIKFVKSPMIKDIALKGPHNSDNCEACLQGVCPTPAESLPTSWSPRTNTSFQRERRDQDSSCDQSFYSHPAQHPRSTRMRCCCFILILIVIIIIIVTVIVVQVTI from the exons ATGGATCTGGACATGAAGCTGTGGAAGCGAATGTTCCAGGAATTAATTCGGGAGGTGAAGCCGTGGCACACATGGCAACTCACACGGGACAAAAGCCTTCTTCCTAACATCCTGAAGCCAGGGTGGGCACAATACCAGCAATGGACCTTCGCCTG GTTCCAGTGCTCCTTGTGCTCTCGAAACTGGGCCTCTGCCCAAGTTCAGGTCCTTTTCCACATGCACTGGAGTGAGGGGGAATCCAGGGGGCAGGTGAAGATGAGAGTCTTTGCCCAGAGATGTCAGAAGTGCGCCCAGCCTTCGTTTGAGGTTCCCGAGTTCACAGAAGAGAACATCTCAAGGATCCTGAACAACCTGGTGTTGCAAATTCTGAAGAAATGCTATAGAGAAGGAATTAAGTTCGTGAAGAGTCCTATGATTAAAGACATTGCTCTCAAAGGGCCACATAACAGTGACAACTGCGAGGCATGTCTGCAGGGCGTTTGT CCCACCCCAGCTGAGAGCCTCCCTACTTCGTGGAGCCCAAGAACGAACACCAGCTtccagagggagagaagagacCAGGATTCCTCCTGCGATCAGAGCTTCTATTCCCACCCAGCCCAGCATCCCAGGAGCACACGCATGCGCTGCTGCTGTTTCATCCTAATTTTAATTGTAATTATAATCATCATCGTAACTGTAATTGTGGTACAAGTCACTATCTGA
- the RTP3 gene encoding receptor-transporting protein 3 isoform X2 — translation MDLDMKLWKRMFQELIREVKPWHTWQLTRDKSLLPNILKPGWAQYQQWTFAWFQCSLCSRNWASAQVQVLFHMHWSEGESRGQVKMRVFAQRCQKCAQPSFEVPEFTEENISRILNNLVLQILKKCYREGIKFVKSPMIKDIALKGPHNSDNCEACLQGVCVQNHVGLAVQSPIALPFPTISSPSLGITAKMPPTSGSARGDAVKKKKVLPRSWFPEPTPAESLPTSWSPRTNTSFQRERRDQDSSCDQSFYSHPAQHPRSTRMRCCCFILILIVIIIIIVTVIVVQVTI, via the exons ATGGATCTGGACATGAAGCTGTGGAAGCGAATGTTCCAGGAATTAATTCGGGAGGTGAAGCCGTGGCACACATGGCAACTCACACGGGACAAAAGCCTTCTTCCTAACATCCTGAAGCCAGGGTGGGCACAATACCAGCAATGGACCTTCGCCTG GTTCCAGTGCTCCTTGTGCTCTCGAAACTGGGCCTCTGCCCAAGTTCAGGTCCTTTTCCACATGCACTGGAGTGAGGGGGAATCCAGGGGGCAGGTGAAGATGAGAGTCTTTGCCCAGAGATGTCAGAAGTGCGCCCAGCCTTCGTTTGAGGTTCCCGAGTTCACAGAAGAGAACATCTCAAGGATCCTGAACAACCTGGTGTTGCAAATTCTGAAGAAATGCTATAGAGAAGGAATTAAGTTCGTGAAGAGTCCTATGATTAAAGACATTGCTCTCAAAGGGCCACATAACAGTGACAACTGCGAGGCATGTCTGCAGGGCGTTTGTGTCCAGAATCACGTAGGTCTGGCCGTGCAGTCACCAATAGCCCTGCCATTTCCCACAATAAGCTCGCCCTCCCTTGGGATCACCGCTAAAATGCCGCCCACGAGTGGAAGCGCCAGGGGGGACGcagtgaagaaaaagaaggtaTTACCCAGATCGTGGTTTCCTGAGCCCACCCCAGCTGAGAGCCTCCCTACTTCGTGGAGCCCAAGAACGAACACCAGCTtccagagggagagaagagacCAGGATTCCTCCTGCGATCAGAGCTTCTATTCCCACCCAGCCCAGCATCCCAGGAGCACACGCATGCGCTGCTGCTGTTTCATCCTAATTTTAATTGTAATTATAATCATCATCGTAACTGTAATTGTGGTACAAGTCACTATCTGA